A window from Enterocloster bolteae encodes these proteins:
- a CDS encoding GntP family permease: protein MSGLFIFLVIFLAVVCMVLAISKFNQHPFIVLTVIAIAVGLVCGIPTEEVINTVKSGFGNILASIGIVILAGTIIGTILEKTGAALTMANTILKMVGKKNSVLTMAITGYVTGIPVFCDSGFVILSPISRALASQSNVSLAVMATALSGGLYATHCLVPPTPGPIAMAGTLEADLGLTILVGLLVSIPATLSALIYAKKVSSKIDIPANPEYTVDELLQKYGKLPGALHSFSPILLPIVLIALKSVGDFPSAPFGDGVVKMFFSFIGNPVIALILGVFLAMTLVPAAEKKNTLSWITEGVTNSAGILAITGAGGAFGAILQKLPIADALSASLLGLGVGVFLPFIIAALLKTAMGASTVAMITTSAMIAPLMPALGFTSPLAKVLVIMAIGAGSMTVSHANDSYFWVVSQFSDMETKDAYKCQTGMTGVMGIVTIIVVFLLSLVFVH from the coding sequence ATGTCAGGTTTATTTATATTCTTAGTCATATTTCTGGCCGTAGTATGTATGGTATTGGCCATATCCAAGTTTAACCAGCACCCCTTCATCGTACTTACGGTTATAGCCATTGCTGTGGGCCTGGTTTGCGGAATTCCCACAGAGGAAGTCATCAACACGGTAAAAAGCGGTTTCGGAAACATACTGGCCAGCATCGGTATTGTAATTCTGGCAGGAACCATCATCGGAACCATTCTTGAAAAAACAGGTGCTGCCCTGACAATGGCCAACACCATCCTTAAAATGGTCGGAAAAAAGAACAGCGTCCTGACCATGGCCATCACAGGCTATGTGACAGGTATCCCTGTATTCTGCGACTCCGGCTTTGTCATCTTAAGCCCTATATCAAGGGCCCTGGCCAGCCAGAGCAATGTATCCCTGGCCGTTATGGCCACTGCCCTGTCAGGCGGTTTATATGCAACCCACTGTCTGGTTCCTCCCACTCCCGGCCCCATTGCCATGGCAGGTACCCTGGAAGCCGATCTGGGGCTGACCATACTGGTAGGACTTCTGGTATCCATACCAGCCACCCTGTCGGCGCTCATCTATGCCAAGAAGGTATCCAGCAAAATTGATATTCCCGCCAACCCTGAGTACACAGTGGATGAGCTGCTTCAGAAATACGGCAAGCTGCCCGGCGCTCTTCACAGCTTTTCACCAATCCTGCTTCCCATCGTACTGATTGCACTTAAATCCGTAGGTGATTTCCCAAGCGCACCCTTTGGAGACGGGGTTGTAAAAATGTTCTTCTCCTTCATCGGTAATCCTGTTATTGCCCTGATTTTAGGCGTGTTCCTGGCCATGACCCTGGTTCCGGCTGCTGAGAAGAAAAATACCTTGTCCTGGATTACAGAAGGTGTCACCAATTCCGCCGGCATCCTGGCCATCACCGGCGCAGGCGGCGCGTTTGGAGCCATTCTTCAGAAACTTCCTATTGCAGATGCCCTGAGCGCTTCCCTTCTGGGCCTTGGCGTAGGCGTATTCCTTCCCTTCATCATTGCGGCCCTGTTAAAGACAGCCATGGGCGCTTCCACCGTGGCCATGATTACCACCTCCGCTATGATTGCCCCGCTGATGCCTGCCCTGGGATTCACCTCCCCGCTGGCAAAGGTACTCGTCATCATGGCCATTGGCGCCGGTTCCATGACCGTGTCCCATGCCAATGATTCCTACTTCTGGGTGGTATCCCAGTTTTCCGATATGGAGACAAAGGATGCTTATAAGTGCCAGACCGGCATGACCGGAGTTATGGGTATCGTGACTATTATAGTTGTATTTCTGCTTTCGCTGGTGTTTGTGCATTAA